ACCGTGAGGTACTTCAGCGGGTTCTTCGGCTTCGGCCCGTAGTAGTCGTTGCTGCCCAGCACGAACACCCCCGGGCGCTCCAGCAGCGGCTCCAGCGCGCGCAGCACGGCCGGCACCGCCGCCAGGTCGGAGCAGTTGTCGCCGGTGTTGACGACCAGGTCGGGCTCGAGCGCCGCGAGGTCGCGCACCCACTGGATGCGTCGCTCCTGCCGCGGCACCAGGTGCAGGTCCGAGAGGTGCAGCACCCGGATCGAGCGCGACCCGGGGGCCAGCACCGGCAGCGTCGTGCGGCGCAGGGCGTACCAATGACGCTCGACCAGCGACGCCCACGCGAGCGCCCCGGCGCCGGCGCCGACGGTGGCGAGCGCGGTGTTGCGCAGGACAGGCATGGGGCCGATCTTTTCAGGTACGCCTGCGCCCGGCCCGGGTGGGAGGATGTCCGCCATGAGCGACCTGAAGGCCCGGCTGCGCAGCGACCTGACCGACGCGATCCGTGCGCGCGACACGCTGCGCACCAACACCCTGCGGATGACCCTCTCGGCGATCGGCAACGCCGAGGTCGCCGGCAGCGAGGCCCGCGAGCTGAGCGACGACGACGTGCTCAAGGTGATCGGCAAGGAGGCCAAGAAGCGCCGCGAGGCGGCCGAGGCGTACGACGGCGCCGGCCGCGACGAGCTCGCCGCCACCGAGCGCTCCGAGCTGGCGGTGCTGGAGGACTACCTCCCCAAGCAGCTCGACGACGCCCAGATCGACGCCATCGTCGCCGAGGCCGTCCGGGAGACCGGCGCCACCGGCATGGCCCAGATGGGGCAGGTCATGAAGGTCGTGCAGCCCAAGGTCGCCGG
This Barrientosiimonas humi DNA region includes the following protein-coding sequences:
- a CDS encoding GatB/YqeY domain-containing protein — encoded protein: MSDLKARLRSDLTDAIRARDTLRTNTLRMTLSAIGNAEVAGSEARELSDDDVLKVIGKEAKKRREAAEAYDGAGRDELAATERSELAVLEDYLPKQLDDAQIDAIVAEAVRETGATGMAQMGQVMKVVQPKVAGQAEGGRVAAAVKRALAG